A stretch of the Argentina anserina chromosome 6, drPotAnse1.1, whole genome shotgun sequence genome encodes the following:
- the LOC126799797 gene encoding RCC1 domain-containing protein RUG3, mitochondrial — protein sequence MSPYLSLRHRSLTHLTRHYSTTTTKTKIPALYSPTDSTPTTPLQLLSWGRGASGQLGGGIEEIRLYPSPVANLAVPSSSSFTLSPTPGRLPTPPKDANGCLEVGISCGLFHSSLLVDGKVWIWGKGDGGRLGFGHENSAFLPTLNPCLDSIRCVSLGGLHSVSLTTLGEVYTWGYGGFGALGHSIYTRELFPKLVEGSWSGRIQHVSTSGTHTAAITESGELYTWGRDEGDGRLGLGPNRGPNEGGGLSIPSKVKALPMPVIAVSCGGFFTMVLTENGELWNWGANSNFELGRGDRVGGWQPKPVPSLVGVRIIQVASGGYHSIALTEEGKVYSWGHGGHGQLGNSSVQNQKTPTIVKALADERVIYIACGGSSSAAITDTGKLYMWGYTKDSQLGVPGLPEIQSSPVEVKFLMEDDGLGPHNVLSISVGASHAMCLVSRGESSE from the exons ATGAGCCCCTACCTCTCTCTCCGCCACCGCTCCCTCACGCACCTCACGCGCCACtactccaccaccaccaccaagaCCAAAATCCCCGCTCTCTACTCCCCCACGGACTCCACACCCACCACCCCCCTCCAACTCCTCTCCTGGGGCCGCGGCGCCTCCGGCCAGCTCGGCGGCGGCATCGAGGAAATCCGCCTCTACCCATCTCCGGTCGCCAACCTCGCCGTcccatcctcctcctccttcacccTCTCCCCAACTCCCGGCAGACTCCCAACGCCGCCCAAAGACGCCAATGGCTGTTTGGAGGTCGGCATTTCTTGTGGGCTGTTTCACTCTTCGCTCTTGGTCGACGGCAAGGTTTGGATTTGGGGTAAAGGCGACGGCGGTCGCCTTGGTTTTGGGCATGAGAACTCTGCTTTTTTGCCCACTTTGAATCCCTGTTTGGATTCAATACGGTGCGTTTCGCTTGGTGGGTTGCACTCTGTTTCTCTCACAACGCTCGGCGAGGTGTATACTTG GGGATATGGTGGTTTTGGTGCGCTCGGACATTCTATCTATACCAGAGAATTGTTTCCTAAATTGGTTGAAGGTTCATGGAGTGGGAGAATACAGCATGTTTCCACTAGTGGGACGCATACGGCTGCCATTACTGAATCGG GAGAACTTTATACTTGGGGTCGAGATGAAGGGGATGGTAGATTGGGCCTTGGTCCTAATCGAGGCCCAAATGAGGGTGGCGGGCTGAGCATTCCCTCCAAAGTGAAAGCATTACCTATGCCTGTGATTGCTGTTTCTTGTGGAGGGTTTTTCACTATGGTACTTACGGAAAATGGGGAACTTTGGAATTGGGGAG CCAACTCTAACTTTGAGCTTGGAAGGGGTGATAGGGTTGGTGGCTGGCAACCAAAACCCGTACCTAGTCTTGTAGGGGTTCGTATTATTCAGGTAGCAAGTGGTGGATACCATTCCATTGCATTAACTG AGGAAGGTAAAGTATATTCTTGGGGCCATGGTGGGCATGGTCAGCTGGGGAACTCATCTGTGCAAAATCAAAAAACACCTACAATTGTTAAGGCTCTTGCTGATGAGCGTGTCATCTATATAGCTTGTGGAGGATCATCTTCAGCGGCTATAACAG ATACAGGGAAGTTGTATATGTGGGGATACACCAAAGATTCTCAGTTAGGAGTCCCTGGTCTGCCAGAGATACAATCAAGCCCTGTTGAAGTCAAATTTCTTATGGAGGATGATGGATTAGGACCGCACAATGTTCTTTCTATTTCAGTCGGTGCATCTCATGCTATGTGTTTGGTTTCAAG GGGTGAATCATCCGAGTGA
- the LOC126799798 gene encoding LRR receptor-like serine/threonine-protein kinase RGI5, whose translation MENPHALLLLSLLLLNLALPSMQQKLDPADLRALASIKNSLTDVPSRRSRASFFSTWDFSSSDPCSSFTGITCSSLGRVTTLTLGTGLTDSPGLAGSLPPSLSDLSELTQLILYPGIVTGPIPTQLGRLVNLRVISLTNNRLTGQVPATLSLLNNLHTLDLSFNRLTGSVPSALTRLPMLKVLILSSNDISGDIPAVVSQLLHLDFSNNKLTGQLPQQLPSTLRYISLASNELLGPISGMDTLSDLVHLDLSMNRFSGALPASLFRTSLPSLMLQRNNLSGWVPLVVPAAEDQPQPPSYGEGSIVDLSHNALTGELSPILAGVESLYLNNNRLIGTVPRAYVKSAYVGTTRTLYLQHNYISKFPVEPGSALPDTVSLCLSYNCMVPPIGLAACPSSAGTELSRPASQCSVFNYG comes from the coding sequence ATGGAGAACCCACACGCACTGCTTCTACTCTCTCTACTTCTCCTCAATCTCGCTCTTCCCTCCATGCAACAAAAGCTAGACCCCGCCGACCTCCGCGCCCTTGCTTCCATCAAGAACTCCCTCACCGACGTCCCCTCCCGCCGTTCACGCGCCAGCTTCTTCTCCACGTGGGACTTCTCATCATCGGATCCCTGCTCATCATTCACCGGAATTACATGCTCCTCCCTCGGCCGTGTCACCACCCTCACACTCGGCACCGGCCTCACCGACTCCCCCGGTCTCGCCGGCTCCCTCCCGCCCTCACTCTCCGACCTCTCCGAGTTGACTCAGCTCATTCTCTACCCTGGTATCGTCACCGGTCCGATACCAACCCAGCTCGGCCGCCTAGTCAATCTCCGTGTCATTTCTTTAACCAACAACCGTCTCACCGGTCAGGTTCCCGCCACCCTCTCCCTCCTCAACAACCTCCACACTCTCGACCTCAGCTTCAACCGCCTCACCGGCTCCGTCCCTTCGGCACTGACCCGTCTCCCAATGCTTAAAGTCCTCATTCTCTCCTCCAATGACATCTCCGGCGACATTCCCGCCGTCGTGTCCCAGCTCCTCCATCTCGACTTCAGTAACAACAAACTCACCGGCCAGCTTCCCCAACAGCTCCCCTCCACCCTCCGCTACATCTCCCTCGCCAGTAACGAGTTGTTAGGACCCATCTCCGGCATGGACACCCTCTCCGACTTGGTGCACCTCGACCTCAGCATGAACAGATTCAGCGGGGCCCTCCCGGCGTCGCTGTTCCGTACTTCATTACCATCTCTGATGCTGCAACGGAACAATCTCTCCGGGTGGGTCCCATTGGTGGTCCCTGCAGCGGAGGATCAGCCTCAGCCTCCATCGTACGGCGAGGGCTCTATCGTGGACTTGAGCCACAACGCGCTCACGGGTGAGCTGTCGCCGATCTTGGCAGGCGTGGAGAGCCTGTATTTGAATAACAACCGTCTGATTGGGACCGTTCCGAGGGCGTATGTTAAGAGCGCGTACGTAGGCACCACCAGAACATTGTACTTGCAACACAATTACATATCGAAATTTCCGGTGGAACCCGGGTCGGCATTGCCGGATACGGTATCTTTGTGCTTGAGTTACAACTGCATGGTGCCGCCGATCGGACTTGCGGCGTGCCCTTCCAGCGCGGGCACGGAGCTGTCGCGGCCGGCTTCGCAGTGTTCGGTGTTTAACTacggctag